From Channa argus isolate prfri chromosome 21, Channa argus male v1.0, whole genome shotgun sequence, one genomic window encodes:
- the LOC137106790 gene encoding transmembrane protein 60-like yields MSLAQRVLLTWVFTLVFLIMLVLKLDGKVQWNWFLIFLPVWVFDSILILMLAIKMAGRCKPGYDPRNGSPDLRLRAWYLTAMLLKLGFCLTLCAKLEKLADVKLTFVFIPLWTMLLGALVELGLNIFPERREA; encoded by the exons ATGTCTCTGGCTCAGAGGGTTTTGTTGACCTGGGTCTTTACCCTTGTCTTTCTCATCATGCTAGTACTCAAATTGGATGGAAAG GTACAGTGGAACTGGTTTCTCATCTTTCTCCCAGTCTGGGTCTTTGACAGCATCCTCATCCTCATGCTTGCCATCAAGATGGCAGGCCGCTGCAAGCCTGGGTACGACCCCCGCAATGGTTCTCCGGACCTACGTCTGCGTGCCTGGTACCTGACGGCCATGCTGCTGAAGCTGGGCTTCTGCCTGACACTGTGCGCCAAGTTGGAGAAGCTGGCTGATGTtaaactgacatttgttttcatacCACTGTGGACCATGTTACTGGGAGCACTGGTGGAGCTGGGGCTCAACATCTTTCCTGAGAGGAGAGAGGCCTGA